A window of the Nitrosopumilus ureiphilus genome harbors these coding sequences:
- a CDS encoding dCMP deaminase family protein, translated as MLQAELAKLRSNCMTRQVGAVIVRNHRQLATGYNGTPPGIKNCFEGGCKRCQLRMEGKIESGASLDRCLCNHAEANAIMHCAIMGIEAGIKGAVLYTTFVPCLECTKMAITIGIKKFVCLDSYPETDYDLLKEAGVEVIQLDKNEISKWASRLVKKYENSV; from the coding sequence ATGCTTCAAGCAGAATTGGCAAAGCTTCGTTCAAACTGCATGACAAGACAGGTAGGGGCAGTAATTGTTAGAAACCACAGACAGCTTGCAACAGGATATAATGGAACACCACCTGGAATCAAAAATTGTTTTGAAGGAGGATGCAAGCGATGCCAACTCAGAATGGAAGGTAAGATAGAATCAGGAGCGTCACTTGATAGATGTCTTTGCAATCATGCAGAAGCAAATGCAATAATGCATTGTGCCATTATGGGTATTGAAGCAGGAATAAAGGGAGCAGTATTGTATACAACATTTGTCCCATGTCTTGAATGTACAAAAATGGCAATTACAATTGGAATTAAAAAATTTGTTTGTCTTGACTCTTATCCAGAAACCGATTACGATTTATTAAAGGAGGCAGGAGTGGAAGTAATTCAACTGGACAAAAATGAAATTTCAAAATGGGCAAGTAGGCTAGTCAAAAAATACGAGAATTCTGTGTAA